DNA sequence from the Bacteroidales bacterium WCE2008 genome:
CATCCTCTCCCGCGAGGCAGGAGTTCCGCTGGACGAAGCCGACGTAGAGATAAGCCCTATCCTCGGCCCTGAGTACTTCTCAGTTAAGGTTCCGCAATTCTACGAGATGATGGCGGCCAACGAGGACAAGTTCGCAGCAATCTACAACGAAGCTGCAAAGAAGGGCCTCAGACAGAGATTCGTGGCCTCTCTCGAAAAGACGGCCGATGGTTACAAGGCCAGCCTGGGACTCAAATCCATCGGACCTGAGCACCCTCTCTACAACCTTGGCGGCACCGACAACTGCTGCATCATCAAGACAAACCTCTACCCTTCTCCTCTGGTGATCCAGGGAGCCGGAGCAGGCGCGATGCAGACAGCATCCGGAGTGCTGAACGATATTCTGCTTATAAGCTAGAAATAAGGATTACTTCTCTCGTAGAGGAAGTAACCTTGACAGAATCGTCTATTCTCCTGCCCAGAAGGGCAAGAATCTTAGAAGAAGCTCTTGACTCGGCGAGTACAAGGGCTTTTTCTTTTTCTGGAATCGAATAATGGAGATCGACAAACATATCGCTGAGCTTCTTCTCCCCTTTCATTCCCAGCGGACGGATATGGTCGCCTTCCTTCCAGCTCCTGACAAAAAGCGGGAAACTCACTTTAGATGCGTCCAGAAGAATACAGCCTTCCGGCTGTTTCACATCCATCCCGCAAGGCCATTCCAGCACCTTAACCTCGAAGCCGTCGTAATGCCCGGGGCCGTCGACGACATATTCTCTGGACGATCCGGGTTTGTCGACGATAATGGAGTCAGCCGTCAACGAAGCCCTGTATTCTCCTGAAGAAAAGACTTTTCCGGCTCTCTGGCGGGAAGAAGATATTAGAGCCCCGATCTCATGGAGCTGGCTTTCATTGAAACCATAGTCAGACAGAAGCCGGTAGAGAATATAATCCCTGTGGGGTTCTGCCAGAAGCATGTTGATGTCAATGGCGAAACCGCCTTCCAACTGTCTCGTCATTCCCTGGCCGTAGATCGCAAAATAATCGTCCAGTACTTTTCCGGCCTGTGAGAAATGCCGCATTTCGCGAGAGAATGTCTCCAGGAACGAAGGGTTGATTTCGCTCAATACCGGAAAGACAAGATGTCTCAGTTTATTCCGCTTGTATTCGGTTTCAGCATTGGTACTGTCCTCCCTGAACGGGATACCGTTCTCCTTGACATAAGCCTCGATCTCGGCTCTGGTGATTCCGAGAAGCGGTCTTATGAGCCTTGCGTCTCCGGAATATCCCGGCACGGGGATCCTGCCGGACTCCGGCATTCCGCTGAGCCCGTTGATGCCGGTCCCGCGAAGAAGGTTCAGCAGCAGGGTCTCGGCGTTGTCGTTGGCGTTATGGGCGACTGCCAGAGCGCTGCAGCCTTCGGCTTCGCAGACCTCGGCGAACCATCTGTACCTCAGATCGCGGGCGGCCATCTCGATGCTGATCCCATTGTCGCGGGCATATGATTCCGTATCGAAGTCCTTACGGATAAGTCTGACGTCATGGGCCTTGCACCAGTCTCCGACCATTTCGGAGTCGCCGTCGGATTCTTTTCCGCGGAGGTGGAAGTTGCAGTTGGCAACGATGATTTTGATGTCGGTGGTGAGGAAGAGGGTGGCGAGGGTCATCGAGTCGATGCCGCCGCTTACGGCGACAAGGACCTTGCCGCCTTCCGGCAGCAGTTCATGGATCTTGTCTGTAAACCTCTTTCTCATCATCTTTTTTTTTAGGAAGAAGCTGATACAGGTCCTGAAGCTACGCACCTTCGGTGCTATCCTTCCCAGCCTGACGGCTGGGCCCCTCCCGCTCACGATGGCCGCGGGCGGCCACGGCTTCAGGACCTGTATCAGCTTCTTCCTAAATATCCAATATTATTTGGAAGCGAAGGTGTATGTAAAGCCGAACTGAAGGGCTTCAGAGAACTGGACGAGACGGCGGCCTGCCGGATGATCCTCGTCCACGATACGTACCGTATCATCATAGATAAGGTTCGTCGTGATGTTCAGGCTGAAGTACTTGGCCAATTTCCACATGAGACGGTTGTCCCAGTTGATACGGAGATTGCCAGGATGGTCGAGATAGTTCGAGAACAGAATGAGCTGGGTCGAACCCTCGAAATTATCATTGACCTTGACCTTGGCCACAGCCTTGAGCTGGGCACCGAACTCGAACCTTGCCGGACGATACCAGCTTCCTTCCGGAGTACCTTCTACATTCTCGTAAGCCTTCTTGAGCTTCATACCATAGTTGCTTCGGAGAGCCTCGTCAGACACGATGGTGAAGCCACCGGTAAGAGGCGCGAAGTTTACCACGAGCCAGCCATTCTCATTAGGCTTCCAGTCAATACCGAGACCGAGGGTCACGATAGCCGGGGAGAAGAATCCGGACTTGAGAGTCCTGGCTGCCTTCCAGTCAGCCTTTGAAGGATTCTCCACGGATGGAGTGCCGTAGAGATAACCGTTGTTGAACTGGTTGAGGAAAGTAAAGGTTGCAGAATAGTCAAGAGTCTTGGTGGCCTTCATGCCCCATGTGCTTTCAAAAAGCATACGGTCTTTGTTCTTCTGGACGATAGGCTTGTCCTCGGAATACATGAAACCGTAATCAAGCTGGAGACGGTTCTTCCAGTGGATGTTATCCTTGGAATAATCAGCATTGGCATCAACGTAGGCACTGAGAGTGACGTTGTTGATACCTCCCTTGGCCCAGTTCGAGAATGAGCTCTGGACAAAGTTGAGCTGTGTCATCATTGACTTCTTCCAGTAGTTTGGCTTAACCACCGGTGCCTCAGCTTTCGGGGCACCTGCAATAGCTGAAGCAGCCTCTTCGGCCGCCTTCTGCGCATCGGTCTGCGCGAATGCAGGCATGAAAGCCAGCACCGCAGCGATAGTTACAATCAGTTTCTTCATAATTTATAATTATAGTTTAATATGAGATAGCAAAGACAACTCTCTGCTTTGAAGGTTTTCCAGAATAGATGTCGACACCCTCCTCCTCGCAGACATAACTGTCCACAGGGATGCAGCGGATGGTAGCCTTAGTCTCGTCCTTGATCTTCTGCTCGGTCTCGGCAGTGCCGTCCCAGTGGCAGAGAAGGAACTTGCCGGTTCCGATCTTCTCTTTGAACTCCTCCCAGCTGTCGCATTTCTCGACATTCTCGTCGCGGAACTTGAGAGCCTTATTGTAGATATTCTTCTGGATATCGTCGAGAAGTCCGGCGATATGCTCCTCGATGCCGTCGAGATTCATGGTCACCTTCTCGAGAGTATCGCGGCGGTGTACCTCCACGGTACCGTTCTCGATGTCGCGAGGGCCCATTGCAAGGCGTACAGGGACGCCCTTGAGCTCCCACTCTGCGAACTTGAATCCAGGACGGAGGGTGTCGCGGTCGTCGATCTTGACTGAATGGCCATTAGCCTCGAGATTCTTCTTGATTTCCTCCATGCGCGCGATGATTGCGTCATGCTCCTCCGGTTTGCGGAAGATAGGGACCATCACGACCTGGATAGGCGCGAGAGCCGGAGGCAGAACGAGACCGTTGTCGTCTCCGTGAGCCATGATGAGGGCACCCATAAGTCGGGTGGAAACGCCCCATGAGGTAGCCCAGACATACTGCTGCTTACCCTCTTTGTCGGTATATGTAACGTCGAATGACTTCGCGAAGTTCTGGCCGAGGAAGTGGGAAGTACCGGCCTGGAGGGCCTTTCCGTCCTGCATCATGGCCTCGATCGTCATTGTATCGAGAGCACCGGCGAAACGCTCGTTAGGGCTCTTGTGGCCGACGATAACCGGAAGGGCCATCGAGTTGCGGGCGAAGTCAGCATATACGTTGACCATACGCTGCTTCTCCTCCTGAGCCTCCTCTGCGGTAGCATGTGCGGTATGTCCCTCCTGCCAGAGGAATTCGGCGGTACGGAGGAAGAGTCTTGTCCTCATCTCCCAGCGTACCACGTTGGCCCACTGGTTGCAGAGGATTGGAAGGTCTCTCCATGAAGTGATCCAGTTCTTGTATGTGCTCCAGATGATTGTCTCGGAGGTAGGACGTACCACGAGCTCTTCCTCGAGCTTGGCTTCCGGATCCACTACCACACCCTTTCCGTCCGGGTCGTTCATGAGGCGGTGGTGGGTAACCACGGCACACTCCTTTGCGAATCCGGCTACATGCTCGGCCTCGCGGCTGAAGAATGACTTAGGGATGAACAGAGGGAAATATGCATTCTGATGTCCTGTTGCCTTGAATTTATCGTCGAGGATACGCTGCATTTTTTCCCAGATAGCGTATCCGTAAGGTTTGATTACCATGCAGCCCCTGACCGGAGACTGTTCCGCCAAGTCGGCTTTTACAACGAGATCGTTGTACCACTGAGAGTAATTAACCGACCTTTTCGTAATCTGATCTGCCATTTTCTTTGATTATAATAATTTATTCCAAGATGATTTTAAACCATGTACCAAATAAAAGGTACGATAATTGCATAAAGCATCTTAAATCTTCGCTTTTTTGCGAAGACAAAGATACAAATTTTATTTATATATAGGAGATACAGTTATGAAAACCAACATTCTGACATTGTCTGTGCTGCTTTTGGCCGTCAGCGCCTGCGGTACGGCAAACCAGTTAGCTTCCTCCGGCCAGCGCTTCGAGGATGGTATCTACTATACACCATCCGAAGACGAACTGATAACCACCTCCGACCAGGAGGTACAGAATCTGGTAGCTGAAACAAGCGCATCTGAGATATACAGAGTAAGAGACCTCGGCGATACAGTCGTGATCAGCAGTGAGAACCCTGTCACAATCGTTACCGCCCCGGATATCGACATCTGGATGGGCTATACCCCGTATAGCTGGGCTTATTCATCATGGAACTACTGGTATTATTCGCCATGGCGTTACGACCCTTGGTACTATAGTTCATGGTATTATTCACCATGGCACTATGACCCTTGGTATTACACATCATGGTATTATGATCCGTGGTACTACAGCCCGTGGTACTACGATTCATGGTATTATTCCGGACCGTACTGGCACCATCACTACCGTCCATACTGGTATCGTAGCCACTATTACGACTACTATGGCGGATACTATGGTTACTACGGATACGGCGGATACCATAGGTATCACAGGGACCTGATCCGCGAAGGAGGCTATGCCGGCCACTACTACGGAAGCAGGAACCTTACTACCAACTCAGGCAGGAGCACATACAACAGGCGTGCGGACGCAATGGGCGTAACCCGCAGCGGAGTCAGCGCGACCAGAAGGTCCGGCTCAAGTGCTACGAGGTCTTCAGTTTCGACCAAGTCTTCAGGCACCAGGACTTCCGCCAGGGCTGCCACCAGGACGTCAAGTTCTTCCAGCATGAGGAATACGGCTTCTGCAACCAGAAGCTCAGGATCCTCAGCTACACGTAGTTCTGGATCATCAGCTACACGCAGCTCCGGATCATCTGCAACACGTAGTTCCGGTTCATCAGCAACTCGCAGCTCAGGTTCATCTTCGACCTGGAATTCCGGTTCTTCTACCAGAAACTCCGGTTCATCTGCTACCCGCAGCTCCGGTTCTTCTACCAGAAGCTCAGGATCATCAGCTACTCGCAGCTCAGGTTCTTCTTCAACCAGAAGTTCCGGCAGCTCGTCCTACAGAAGATCCTCAGGCAGTTCAAGCTCTTCTTCCACAAGAAGCAGCAGCTCATCATCTTCAGGTTACAGAAGCAGTGGCTCGACTTCGACCAGGAGCAGCGGCTCGACTTCAACCCGAAGCAGCAGTTCATCATCTTCTTCATCGTCCAGAAGCAGCTATTCCGGCGGATCTTCGAGATCCTCAGGCAGTAGCGGTTCTTCATCAAGGTCATCATCCGGCGGCGGATCCTCAAGGTCAGGTGGCGGAAGGAGATAACTTATAAATAGAAAGCCTTATGAAAAAAATAGTAATAACCTCAATTCTTGCGTTCGCGGCACTAGGTGCCGGAGCGCAGACAGCGTACGACGCGATGACCTTCAGCGAGAACAACTACTCGGGAACGGCCAGAACTATTGCAATGGGAAATGCCTTTACCGCGCTTGGCGGTGACCTCGGTTCATACGGGATCAACCCTGCCGGCTCTGCGGTTAACAGGTATTCCCAGATTTCCTTCACCCCGAACCTGTCCAGCCTGAGCTCCTCTTCGGAATATTTCGCCAATCCTATGGATAATGCGGCAAGAGGAACGACGAGCCATACGGACATGACAAGATTCTATCTGTCCAACGTCGGCGGTAGTACTTATATCGATCTCCGTCAAAGATACGGACTCAAAGGCATCTCCTTCGGTTTCGTGGTCAATATGACCAACAACATGGCCGAGAAGTATGTCGGAAGAGGATTAAATGACTATACCTCTTATCTTGGTCAGCTGGCGTCCGGACTCAACGGTTACGCTTCGTCCAACCTTGACAAAGAGAACGCCTTCAACAACCCGGACATAGCCTGGAGAGAGATCGTCGCCTGGAAATCCGGCATGATATCCAACCTGAACAATAATCAGGAGGACTATATCGGAGCTACTGAGAAAGTGACTGACAGTAATGGAAATATCGGACTCGGCGGCACTCTGGATCAGGCATTCCGCAGAAGAACTCACGGTTCAAAACGCGATCTCTTGTTCAATATGGGTTTCAATGTCTCTGATATGTTCTATTTCGGAGGCAACATCGGAATTACTTCTTTCAGCATGAAGTATGACGAGTATATCCATGAGATCGCCTGCAACCCGGACGACTTCCCTAACGAATTCAGCACCGGTACCACCAACTTCGACAGAATGATGATCAGGAATTCTTACTCTGCCGACGGAACAGGTATCTACGGAAAATTCGGCGCAATCTTCGTCCCGATAAAAGAACTCCGCTTCGGAATGGCCATCCAGACTCCTACTCTCGTCAACATTAACGAGACATGGCAGACATATGGAGAGATCGACTATACTGACTCCCGATATGACGGATGGAAGAAGTCACCTCTAGGCGAATATGAATACGAACTTGTTTCCCCATTCAGATTCAACGCCGGTATGGCGTTCAACTTCGGAATTGGAGTAGTCAGCGCTGACTACGAAGTCGTCGACTACAAAACGATGAGATTCCGCAACAGAGATGGATACTCTTCCGCCAGCTTCGAAGGGCCGAACCAGGATATCAAAGACCTTATGACTATATCCAATTCGCTGCGTGTCGGCATGGAGATCAAACCGGTTCCTTCGTTTGCGATTCGCGCCGGATACAGTTTCGCCACATCTCCTGAAAAAGAATTGGAAAACAACTTCAAAGCTCTTTACCAGACTGCGTCATTCGGTCTCGGATACAGCAGCAACGGCTCCTTCTTCTGGGATGCGGCCATCAGGGGATCCTTCAAGCCTGACCTGTATACCACGCTCTATGAAGACTACATCGAAGATAAAAATATAGCTTCCCCTGAGATCCGTACAAAAACCAACATAGTTGATTTTGTAATGACATTCGGGTGGAGATTCTAAAGTCTCTTGAGATAAAGAATTGAATCAGGACCTTCGTTGAAGAGAAGGTCTATCACAGATAAATCTGGAACAAAGCCATACTTTCCGGCAAAGACCTGGAAGTATGGCTTTTCCAGTTGCAGGTCCTTGAGAATGGTATTCGGCTTTTTCGGATGGATGATTTCCCTGTAGTCGTCCTCCCCTGCCGGGAACGGGAGGTATGAGTCGGTAAAACCTATTTCAGCGGCGACGCCGGTCTTGTCCAGAAGATACTCTATGAGCTTCAGGTCAAGCTCCCACAATGTCTCCGGACGACTCTCCAGAATGGAGAATATATCATCCCTGTAATATTCAAAATATGCAGAAGTAAGATAAGCGGAGTCAATGGCTCTCTCCGTACGCTGGATCCATGGAGTCGTATATTCGACCTTGATTTCAGTAATGGGAAGCCGGAAAGTGCCGCCTTCATGGACGACCGGAACAGAAAGGCTTTCCACCCCGTTTGAAGTATAGATACGGCATCTGTTGCGATAGCTCTGCTTCTGGTAATTCTCGCAAGCTTCAAGCACTGGCTTAGACGGAATTACCCTGTCCGGAGACAGGGTAAGATCTTTCGCAACCGCCGCGAACCATGATACGGGCGGGAAATATGCCGTAGAGAGTAACACTATTCCATTACGCCTTTTTCGTTTCCGAGACCGGCGCGGACGATACCTCTCTTGGAGTTGCGGATGAAGTTGAGGATATTGTCCCTTTCCTCTGACTGAGGGAAGCCCTGCTCAACCTTGGCGCAGCCGTCGGACACATTGAGTCCCTGGAAATAGATGGTATCGTAGATATCCTTGATATTGCGAATAGACTCGGAAGAGAAACCCCTTCTGCGAAGTCCTACGATATTGACACCTGCATAGATGATAGGCTCGCGTCCGCAGATTGAATAAGGAGGGATATCCTTGTTGATTCTTGAACCGCCGCCGATCATTGCATGACGTCCGATCTTGGTGAACTGGTGCACGAGGGTACCGCCGCCAAGGATTGCCCAGTCTTCGATGTCGGTCTCACCTGCGATGCCGGAGTGGCTTACAAGGATGCAATGGTTGCCGACTGTACAGTCATGGGCGATATGGACATATGACATTATGAGAGTATCGTTACCGACCTTGGTCACGCATTTGCCGCTGGCCTTGGTACCACGGTTGATGGTAGCGCACTCACGGATAGTGACACGGTCGCCGATTTCGACATAGGTGATTTCACCGTCGAATTTCAGGTCCTGAGGAACAGCTCCGACTACAGCACCCGGGAAGACTTCGCAGTCCTTGCCGAGTGTTACATATTTATAGATTACAGCATTAGGATGAATCTTGCAGCCGTCACCGATGGTAACGTCATCATCAATGAAAGCAAAAGGGCCGACTTCTACGTTGTCGCCGAGTTTTGCCTTAGGGCTGACGAATGCAAGAGGATGGATGTTATTCATTTCGTTCTTTATTTTACCTCTGAAAGCAGCTTCCTTACCGCTTTCGCCGCATTTGTATTAATAGTATGTCCCGGTTTGAAGGCGGAGATATCTGCTTTGAGGAAGCCTCCTGAGAGTCTCAGGTCTCCTATAAGATCAAGCAGTTTGTGCCTGCCGCACTCATTAGGGAAATGAAGTTCCAGATTGTTGAGATAGCCGTCACCGGTGATCTCGAGTTTCGGACGGTTCATGCTGGCCGACATACGGTCGAGCTGCTCCTCCGATACAGGGTACTCTACGATGACGATCGCATTGTCCACGTCGCCGCCCTTGATAAGGTTGTTGGCGAAAAGATACTCGATCTCATGGAAGAAGACGAAAGTACGGCAAGGACCGATCTGGCGGGCATAATCGCCGCCCTCTCGCCACTGCACCTCCTGGACTCCGAGAACCTTGGATCCGAAATCCAGGGTTGCTTCATAATGAGTCTTCTCCGAAGGTTCCAGCCTGATCCATGAACCCGTCTGGGCATCTCGTATATCAATAGTTTCTTTAATCTCGATATATTTGCGTTCTGCCGTCTGCACCTTGAGTCCGTCTTTCTGGAAAGCTTCCACATAGAAGCGGGCGCTT
Encoded proteins:
- a CDS encoding prolyl-tRNA synthetase produces the protein MADQITKRSVNYSQWYNDLVVKADLAEQSPVRGCMVIKPYGYAIWEKMQRILDDKFKATGHQNAYFPLFIPKSFFSREAEHVAGFAKECAVVTHHRLMNDPDGKGVVVDPEAKLEEELVVRPTSETIIWSTYKNWITSWRDLPILCNQWANVVRWEMRTRLFLRTAEFLWQEGHTAHATAEEAQEEKQRMVNVYADFARNSMALPVIVGHKSPNERFAGALDTMTIEAMMQDGKALQAGTSHFLGQNFAKSFDVTYTDKEGKQQYVWATSWGVSTRLMGALIMAHGDDNGLVLPPALAPIQVVMVPIFRKPEEHDAIIARMEEIKKNLEANGHSVKIDDRDTLRPGFKFAEWELKGVPVRLAMGPRDIENGTVEVHRRDTLEKVTMNLDGIEEHIAGLLDDIQKNIYNKALKFRDENVEKCDSWEEFKEKIGTGKFLLCHWDGTAETEQKIKDETKATIRCIPVDSYVCEEEGVDIYSGKPSKQRVVFAISY
- a CDS encoding acyl-[acyl-carrier-protein]--UDP-N-acetylglucosamine O-acyltransferase; amino-acid sequence: MNNIHPLAFVSPKAKLGDNVEVGPFAFIDDDVTIGDGCKIHPNAVIYKYVTLGKDCEVFPGAVVGAVPQDLKFDGEITYVEIGDRVTIRECATINRGTKASGKCVTKVGNDTLIMSYVHIAHDCTVGNHCILVSHSGIAGETDIEDWAILGGGTLVHQFTKIGRHAMIGGGSRINKDIPPYSICGREPIIYAGVNIVGLRRRGFSSESIRNIKDIYDTIYFQGLNVSDGCAKVEQGFPQSEERDNILNFIRNSKRGIVRAGLGNEKGVME
- a CDS encoding WbqC-like protein family protein, which produces MLLSTAYFPPVSWFAAVAKDLTLSPDRVIPSKPVLEACENYQKQSYRNRCRIYTSNGVESLSVPVVHEGGTFRLPITEIKVEYTTPWIQRTERAIDSAYLTSAYFEYYRDDIFSILESRPETLWELDLKLIEYLLDKTGVAAEIGFTDSYLPFPAGEDDYREIIHPKKPNTILKDLQLEKPYFQVFAGKYGFVPDLSVIDLLFNEGPDSILYLKRL
- a CDS encoding UDP-3-O-[3-hydroxymyristoyl] N-acetylglucosamine deacetylase, producing the protein MRQQTLNNSYTFEGKGLHTGTVSHMTVCPAPENTGVIFRRTDVGVEIPALAENVTNTARSTTISSNGVEVHTIEHLMSALTGMGVDNAIVEIDNVEVPILDGSARFYVEAFQKDGLKVQTAERKYIEIKETIDIRDAQTGSWIRLEPSEKTHYEATLDFGSKVLGVQEVQWREGGDYARQIGPCRTFVFFHEIEYLFANNLIKGGDVDNAIVIVEYPVSEEQLDRMSASMNRPKLEITGDGYLNNLELHFPNECGRHKLLDLIGDLRLSGGFLKADISAFKPGHTINTNAAKAVRKLLSEVK
- a CDS encoding tRNA(Ile)-lysidine synthase, translating into MRKRFTDKIHELLPEGGKVLVAVSGGIDSMTLATLFLTTDIKIIVANCNFHLRGKESDGDSEMVGDWCKAHDVRLIRKDFDTESYARDNGISIEMAARDLRYRWFAEVCEAEGCSALAVAHNANDNAETLLLNLLRGTGINGLSGMPESGRIPVPGYSGDARLIRPLLGITRAEIEAYVKENGIPFREDSTNAETEYKRNKLRHLVFPVLSEINPSFLETFSREMRHFSQAGKVLDDYFAIYGQGMTRQLEGGFAIDINMLLAEPHRDYILYRLLSDYGFNESQLHEIGALISSSRQRAGKVFSSGEYRASLTADSIIVDKPGSSREYVVDGPGHYDGFEVKVLEWPCGMDVKQPEGCILLDASKVSFPLFVRSWKEGDHIRPLGMKGEKKLSDMFVDLHYSIPEKEKALVLAESRASSKILALLGRRIDDSVKVTSSTREVILISSL